The Terriglobia bacterium genome includes a window with the following:
- a CDS encoding DNA starvation/stationary phase protection protein gives MKSHTMKMNASSARVSAQPHFHQIAPEIQTYGTVKLLPIELEEPVRLEMTEQLNLLLADTMTLRDLYKKSHWQTSGPTFYQLHLLFDKHFNEQSELIDAIAERVQTLGGVSIAMAADVAETTRIARPPRGREEVPVQISRLLDTHQIVIGYVRQLARRASELGDDGTNDILVSEVLRTNEMQVWFLSEHLVEMPLVEAKP, from the coding sequence ACTTCCATCAAATAGCTCCGGAAATTCAGACCTATGGAACGGTCAAGCTGCTGCCCATTGAGCTCGAAGAGCCAGTCCGCCTGGAAATGACGGAACAACTGAATCTGCTTCTGGCAGACACCATGACCCTCCGCGATCTCTATAAAAAATCGCACTGGCAGACCTCAGGGCCGACTTTTTACCAACTCCACCTCCTTTTTGACAAGCATTTCAATGAGCAATCCGAACTGATCGACGCGATTGCCGAGCGCGTTCAGACGCTCGGAGGCGTCAGCATTGCTATGGCGGCCGACGTTGCCGAGACGACCCGCATTGCGCGTCCTCCGCGCGGGAGGGAGGAGGTCCCGGTCCAGATTTCCCGGTTGCTCGACACGCACCAGATCGTTATCGGGTATGTGCGGCAACTCGCTCGTCGCGCCTCCGAACTGGGCGACGATGGAACCAACGACATTCTGGTTAGCGAAGTTTTGCGCACCAATGAGATGCAGGTCTGGTTCCTCAGCGAGCATCTGGTCGAGATGCCTCTGGTTGAGGCTAAACCGTAG